A window from Methanobacterium sp. encodes these proteins:
- a CDS encoding MBL fold metallo-hydrolase yields the protein MPQEIKTIELTIELGVIGLGTVNCYLIKIGMNYVLIDTGPSNKRFELEKELRNSGCKSGNLKLIVITHGDFDHTGNAAYLREKFGAKIAMHHDDWGMVERGDMFWNRRGNFLIKMIVPILFGFGKSERFKPDLYINDEDDFSEYGFDTKVIYIPGHSKGSVGILTADGDLFCGDLFTNTDKPVLNALWMTERQLM from the coding sequence ATGCCACAGGAAATCAAAACCATTGAATTAACCATTGAATTAGGTGTAATTGGATTAGGCACTGTGAATTGCTACCTCATAAAAATCGGCATGAATTATGTTTTGATAGACACTGGACCTTCAAATAAACGTTTCGAACTCGAAAAAGAACTTAGGAACTCCGGATGTAAGTCTGGAAATCTTAAACTCATTGTTATAACTCACGGGGATTTTGACCATACAGGCAATGCTGCTTATCTTCGTGAAAAATTTGGTGCAAAAATAGCCATGCATCACGATGATTGGGGAATGGTCGAACGTGGAGACATGTTCTGGAACAGAAGAGGCAATTTTCTCATCAAAATGATAGTTCCTATCCTCTTTGGGTTTGGAAAATCAGAAAGATTTAAACCTGATTTATATATCAATGATGAAGACGATTTTTCTGAATACGGATTCGACACCAAAGTTATTTATATTCCGGGGCACTCAAAGGGTTCTGTAGGAATCTTGACAGCTGACGGTGATCTGTTTTGTGGGGATTTGTTTACAAATACTGATAAACCAGTTTTAAATGCATTATGGATGACAGAGAGGCAGCTAATGTAA
- a CDS encoding secondary thiamine-phosphate synthase enzyme YjbQ, which produces MVFTKTIHIETSNPGDIIDLTHKVENVVHESGIKNGIVHIFAPHATAVFALTELESNLRNDIKKLLDNLTPEKGWSHGENAHSHLRSMLLAPDKTLPIRNGRVIRGTWQDLFFIEADTSGRLRKIEVTVIGE; this is translated from the coding sequence ATGGTTTTTACAAAAACAATACATATAGAAACCAGTAATCCTGGAGATATAATTGATTTAACCCATAAAGTTGAAAATGTAGTCCATGAATCTGGTATTAAAAATGGTATTGTCCACATCTTTGCACCGCATGCAACTGCTGTGTTCGCTTTAACTGAGCTTGAAAGTAATTTAAGGAATGATATAAAAAAATTACTGGATAATTTAACCCCTGAAAAAGGCTGGTCACACGGAGAAAACGCACATTCACATTTAAGATCCATGCTACTTGCACCAGATAAAACACTACCTATTAGAAACGGTAGAGTAATAAGGGGTACATGGCAGGATTTATTTTTTATAGAAGCAGATACATCAGGCAGGTTAAGGAAAATAGAGGTTACTGTAATAGGGGAGTAA
- the feoB gene encoding ferrous iron transport protein B has protein sequence MTKPVEYSLNAKKAELSGKKGNHLTIALAGNANVGKSVIFNELTGSNQIIGNWPGKTVERAEGKLHFKGHDIDVIDLPGIYSFSTFSMEEIVSREYIAFEKPDVVINVVDAAVLERNLFFTLQLKEMEVPMVVCVNQVDIARQKGIVIDTEKLQAALGVPVVATVAVRGEGLHELMEMATEVAQNKSKNRITTIKYGSEVENRIKKLTELLEFKNIQLGYPSRWIAIKLLENDPEIKKLVESKSKDIIHSAHDLSGEIENIHQEPSFAVIASERYSLANRIAGGAQVQSEIKTTFSEKLDKIVTHRVLGYVTSVLVIGGLLLWTFVVGTELSGILADALSFFQPVDPQVSGPLTAILWNGAFGGIVAGVTLIIPFVIPFYLMLSAIENSGILTRVAFMMDSAMHRIGLHGKALIPMILGYGCNVPAIDSTRILETRRERLLASFAITFAPCAARTIIILGLVALFVNVWWALALYAIDILLIFLLGRIALKVAPGESTGLIMEMHSFKVPSLKLAAKQTWTRTKSLIYLVFPIYIVGSALIQALYAFGILEPVSNFLAPLTVWWLGLPVFAGVLLIFGIIRKEFILLMLVALFGADLAGVLTPVQFIVLALIGMLYLPCLSTITILAKEFGWKAASYISLANFATAIIVGGIAFRLLTLVY, from the coding sequence TTGACTAAACCTGTAGAATACAGTCTAAACGCCAAAAAAGCAGAATTATCTGGAAAAAAGGGTAACCATTTAACCATTGCCCTTGCTGGAAATGCCAATGTTGGTAAAAGTGTAATTTTCAACGAACTTACAGGTTCCAATCAAATTATAGGAAACTGGCCTGGAAAAACTGTTGAAAGGGCAGAAGGTAAACTCCATTTTAAAGGCCATGACATTGATGTGATCGATCTACCTGGAATCTACTCATTTTCTACTTTTTCCATGGAAGAAATTGTATCAAGAGAATATATTGCATTTGAAAAGCCTGATGTTGTTATTAATGTTGTTGATGCTGCTGTTTTAGAGCGAAATCTATTTTTTACCCTACAACTAAAGGAAATGGAAGTTCCAATGGTTGTTTGTGTTAATCAGGTGGATATCGCCAGGCAAAAAGGAATTGTTATTGATACTGAAAAACTGCAGGCAGCACTCGGAGTACCGGTTGTTGCTACTGTAGCAGTAAGAGGGGAAGGATTACATGAATTAATGGAAATGGCCACTGAAGTTGCACAAAATAAGTCTAAAAACAGGATAACTACAATAAAATACGGTAGTGAAGTAGAAAATAGAATAAAAAAACTAACAGAGTTACTTGAGTTTAAAAACATTCAACTGGGGTATCCTTCTCGCTGGATCGCTATAAAATTACTTGAAAACGACCCAGAAATTAAAAAACTGGTGGAATCTAAATCTAAAGATATAATCCATTCTGCACATGATTTATCAGGAGAGATAGAAAACATTCACCAGGAACCATCCTTTGCAGTTATTGCATCTGAAAGATATTCTCTTGCAAACAGAATTGCTGGCGGAGCTCAGGTACAGAGTGAAATTAAAACCACCTTCTCTGAAAAACTGGATAAGATTGTTACACACAGAGTTCTTGGTTATGTTACATCTGTTTTGGTGATAGGCGGATTGCTTCTCTGGACATTTGTGGTGGGGACAGAACTTTCAGGTATACTTGCAGATGCACTCAGCTTTTTCCAGCCTGTAGATCCACAGGTTAGCGGCCCCTTAACAGCTATTTTATGGAATGGTGCATTTGGTGGTATTGTAGCAGGAGTTACCCTTATAATACCTTTTGTAATCCCATTTTACTTAATGCTGAGTGCCATTGAAAATTCGGGGATACTCACAAGGGTTGCATTTATGATGGACAGTGCAATGCACAGAATAGGTTTACATGGAAAAGCGCTTATCCCCATGATTCTTGGATACGGCTGTAATGTTCCAGCCATTGACAGTACCCGGATTTTAGAGACAAGGCGGGAGAGATTACTTGCATCCTTTGCCATAACATTTGCTCCATGTGCAGCAAGAACCATTATAATTCTGGGGCTTGTTGCCCTATTTGTTAACGTCTGGTGGGCACTGGCACTTTATGCAATTGACATTCTCCTTATATTCTTATTAGGTAGAATTGCTCTAAAGGTAGCTCCTGGAGAATCAACAGGGCTAATAATGGAAATGCATTCATTTAAAGTTCCATCATTAAAATTAGCAGCTAAGCAGACATGGACAAGAACTAAATCATTGATATATCTTGTTTTCCCAATATATATAGTTGGAAGTGCACTTATCCAGGCATTATATGCTTTTGGTATACTTGAACCTGTAAGCAACTTTTTAGCTCCTCTTACTGTTTGGTGGCTTGGCCTCCCTGTATTTGCAGGCGTGCTCCTTATATTTGGAATAATCAGGAAAGAATTCATACTTCTAATGCTTGTGGCCCTATTCGGTGCAGACCTTGCAGGAGTTTTAACACCAGTTCAGTTTATAGTTCTGGCACTTATAGGAATGCTGTACCTTCCCTGCCTGTCAACAATAACAATTCTGGCTAAAGAATTTGGATGGAAAGCAGCTTCATATATATCGCTGGCGAACTTCGCCACTGCTATAATTGTTGGTGGGATAGCGTTTAGACTGCTTACACTTGTATATTAA
- a CDS encoding DtxR family transcriptional regulator, with translation MPKKPLSENIEEYLEVLYKLGPKGETVSTTQISEKLKIAPASVTQMLQKLSRKGYVQYSPYKGAVLTEDGLKIAKKITRKHRLLERFLCDVLKIKKDKIHKQACEMEHSLSDDAERALCHLLEHPDRCPGESIIPECDLKFTSCEECIKRKEVDVEEVGKRSENLISILDLKEHKKGKVSFIRGDHKVIRRLLDMGITIGANISVIKVAPLCGPVEIAVRGSKLALGHDIATNIFVEAVEEA, from the coding sequence ATGCCAAAAAAACCCTTAAGTGAAAACATTGAAGAATACCTTGAAGTATTATACAAGTTAGGTCCAAAGGGAGAAACAGTTTCAACAACGCAGATTTCTGAAAAACTTAAAATTGCACCAGCCAGTGTCACTCAAATGCTGCAAAAATTATCCAGAAAAGGTTATGTTCAATATTCGCCCTATAAAGGTGCTGTATTAACTGAAGACGGTCTTAAAATAGCAAAAAAAATTACCCGTAAACATAGATTACTGGAAAGATTTCTCTGTGATGTTTTAAAGATCAAAAAAGATAAAATCCACAAACAGGCATGCGAAATGGAACATTCCCTCTCTGATGATGCAGAGAGAGCTCTCTGTCACCTTTTAGAACATCCAGACAGGTGTCCTGGAGAAAGCATAATTCCAGAATGCGATTTAAAATTTACAAGCTGTGAAGAATGCATAAAACGAAAAGAAGTTGACGTAGAAGAAGTTGGAAAACGAAGTGAAAACTTAATTTCAATACTGGACCTTAAAGAACATAAAAAAGGCAAAGTTAGTTTCATAAGAGGAGATCATAAGGTAATTCGAAGGCTTTTAGACATGGGAATTACTATAGGTGCAAATATAAGTGTAATAAAAGTTGCTCCACTATGTGGTCCTGTTGAAATTGCAGTTAGAGGATCCAAACTTGCTCTTGGACATGATATAGCTACAAATATCTTTGTTGAAGCAGTTGAAGAGGCATAG
- a CDS encoding cation diffusion facilitator family transporter, producing MRDKNYYSTVKRILIIILILNISVAIIKTVYGSHINSLSMISDGFHSFFDSASNIIGLIGISIASRPPDSGHPYGHSKVETFASVCIAALLFLTCFEIIQSAFNRILEPQIPDITIISFLIMIATIGINIVTSTYENQKGREIGSSILISDALHTRSDIYASSAVIVGFLAVNSGFIIMDPLVSLFIAFLIALMGIKIIKESSSVLLDKAPLKKKRVKEIVNSIDSIKGCHKIRTRGSKYYIYVDLHITLDSCCSLNEAHNIAHRVENKLKKSISGVQDVVVHIDPCDDNYGR from the coding sequence ATGAGGGATAAAAATTATTATTCCACAGTTAAAAGAATCTTAATAATAATATTAATATTAAATATTTCTGTTGCTATCATAAAAACAGTTTATGGAAGCCATATTAACTCCTTAAGCATGATTTCTGATGGGTTTCATTCATTTTTTGACAGCGCATCTAATATCATAGGTTTAATAGGGATATCAATTGCATCCCGGCCACCTGATTCTGGACACCCATATGGTCACAGCAAGGTTGAAACATTTGCTTCTGTATGTATTGCAGCATTATTATTTTTAACCTGTTTTGAAATCATTCAATCAGCTTTTAATAGAATTTTAGAACCGCAGATTCCTGACATAACTATAATAAGTTTTTTGATCATGATAGCAACTATAGGGATAAATATTGTTACTTCAACCTATGAAAATCAGAAAGGTAGAGAAATTGGAAGCAGTATTTTAATTTCTGATGCACTGCACACAAGAAGCGATATTTACGCATCATCTGCAGTTATAGTCGGTTTTTTAGCAGTAAATTCAGGCTTTATAATCATGGATCCATTAGTATCTCTATTTATAGCGTTTTTAATAGCTTTAATGGGTATAAAAATCATTAAAGAAAGTTCCAGTGTTCTTCTTGATAAAGCACCCCTTAAAAAGAAGAGAGTTAAAGAAATAGTAAACTCAATAGATAGTATCAAAGGATGTCATAAGATTAGAACAAGGGGATCAAAATATTATATTTATGTTGATCTCCACATAACTCTTGATTCATGTTGTTCATTAAATGAAGCACATAATATAGCTCATAGAGTTGAAAATAAGCTCAAAAAATCTATTTCAGGCGTTCAGGATGTGGTGGTACATATTGATCCATGTGATGACAATTATGGTAGATAG
- a CDS encoding DUF5518 domain-containing protein encodes MARLGIGAAILISIILGVILLSILGIGGIFTLVITGFVATYLTAPQKRSYKAGGIAGAILGVLIFIHGLFISLTLPIDSPNISGFTWISLELSGIFTLILGFIVLILICYLFGSIGGLIAQKVFKNETKQSRAHIRRSGEKTYKKTPRRSLKRNYR; translated from the coding sequence ATGGCCAGATTGGGTATTGGAGCAGCAATTCTAATAAGCATTATATTGGGTGTTATACTCCTATCTATACTGGGGATAGGTGGAATTTTTACGCTGGTCATTACAGGATTTGTTGCAACATATTTAACTGCTCCGCAAAAGAGAAGCTATAAAGCTGGAGGGATTGCAGGAGCTATATTAGGGGTTTTAATTTTTATTCATGGTTTATTTATCTCACTTACTTTACCCATTGATTCACCTAATATATCGGGTTTTACATGGATCAGTCTTGAATTAAGCGGTATTTTCACTTTAATTTTGGGATTTATAGTACTGATTTTAATCTGCTATTTGTTTGGATCTATTGGAGGTTTAATTGCTCAAAAAGTATTTAAAAATGAAACCAAGCAATCCAGAGCACATATTCGAAGAAGCGGTGAAAAGACATATAAAAAGACACCTCGAAGGTCTTTAAAAAGAAATTACAGGTAA
- a CDS encoding GMC oxidoreductase, whose amino-acid sequence MKSIVVGSGAGGATVAKELSKTSFLLAPKIVDFRGFSKYGSSTILIEKGPFTKAKHAHKHYDIMDVGTEVSRTFCVGGTTLVTAGNAVRTCKNFFKKIGIDLSLEFEEIEQELCIGVLPDTHFGEGTKRIMKAADSLGFEINKMPKFIDPDSCEPCGKCAFGCPKDAKWTGVDFVREAEKNGVIIIENTPVTDIIVSNGMVKGVKSYDKIFEADTVVLAAGAIETPRLLQKIGIESGNNLFVDTFVTVGGMLKNIEFNKEVTMNAFIKLNDIIMAPHYSEILVKKLEKFKAGKKDILGMMVKIKDQPSGKVTQSDVIKFNTANDVALLAKGSAIAGSILTEAGVNPKTLVSTCARGAHPGGTAAIGQVVDKNLQTEIEGLYVADASVFPEAPGAPPVLTIIALAKRLAKHINEN is encoded by the coding sequence ATGAAATCAATTGTGGTAGGGTCAGGTGCTGGGGGAGCAACCGTTGCAAAAGAGCTTTCAAAAACTTCGTTTTTGTTGGCTCCGAAAATCGTAGATTTTCGTGGGTTTTCAAAATATGGTTCTTCAACAATCCTAATTGAAAAAGGACCCTTTACAAAAGCAAAACACGCCCATAAACACTATGATATAATGGATGTGGGAACTGAGGTGTCAAGAACTTTCTGCGTCGGCGGTACCACTCTTGTAACTGCTGGAAATGCTGTTAGAACATGTAAAAACTTTTTTAAAAAGATTGGAATTGATTTAAGCTTGGAATTTGAAGAAATTGAACAGGAATTATGTATCGGCGTTCTTCCAGATACTCATTTTGGAGAAGGAACAAAAAGGATAATGAAAGCTGCAGATTCACTGGGATTTGAAATTAATAAAATGCCCAAATTCATTGACCCGGATTCATGTGAACCCTGTGGTAAGTGTGCATTTGGCTGTCCAAAGGATGCAAAATGGACAGGTGTAGATTTTGTAAGGGAAGCAGAAAAAAATGGGGTGATAATCATAGAAAATACTCCTGTTACAGATATAATTGTTTCAAATGGAATGGTTAAAGGGGTGAAAAGCTACGATAAAATTTTTGAAGCAGATACTGTAGTTTTAGCTGCAGGGGCTATTGAAACCCCTCGATTGCTTCAAAAAATAGGAATAGAGTCTGGAAATAATCTCTTTGTTGATACATTTGTTACTGTGGGAGGAATGCTAAAAAATATTGAATTTAACAAAGAAGTTACTATGAATGCATTTATCAAACTGAATGATATAATAATGGCCCCTCATTATTCAGAAATCCTTGTAAAAAAGCTTGAAAAATTTAAAGCAGGTAAGAAAGACATTTTAGGAATGATGGTTAAAATTAAAGACCAGCCTTCTGGCAAAGTAACTCAAAGCGATGTGATAAAATTCAACACTGCAAATGATGTAGCTCTTTTAGCTAAAGGATCGGCTATTGCAGGCTCAATATTAACTGAAGCCGGAGTAAATCCAAAAACACTGGTATCTACCTGTGCAAGAGGAGCTCATCCCGGTGGAACTGCTGCAATTGGTCAGGTGGTGGACAAAAATCTACAAACAGAAATAGAAGGTCTTTATGTTGCAGATGCAAGCGTTTTCCCTGAAGCTCCTGGTGCACCGCCAGTTCTTACAATAATTGCACTTGCTAAAAGACTTGCAAAACATATTAATGAAAATTAA
- a CDS encoding VTT domain-containing protein gives MFSEIFIFIEEFIIAYGPLGIFLGSILEEIIAPIPSTAVIMGSSFFIMGNSQISFQAFEKLFLHIAIPAASGVTIGSLFIYGIVYEVGKPFVDRWGKYLGLSWEEIEKTEEKYSEKNLIEFSLFTARALPIIPSVVISAFCGFIKFDIKKYLIITFSGTLIRAFILGFIAWQFGSLYKQIESQIAISEEIVLIGLLIAVICFVIYKKYRNR, from the coding sequence ATGTTTTCAGAAATATTTATCTTTATAGAAGAATTTATAATAGCCTACGGCCCATTAGGTATCTTTCTTGGGAGTATTCTTGAAGAAATTATAGCTCCCATCCCTTCAACAGCAGTTATAATGGGATCCAGCTTTTTTATAATGGGAAATTCACAGATTTCATTTCAAGCATTTGAAAAACTATTCCTCCATATAGCAATTCCTGCTGCTTCTGGAGTTACAATTGGATCTTTATTTATTTATGGAATAGTGTATGAAGTGGGTAAGCCCTTCGTTGATCGGTGGGGTAAATATCTGGGATTATCCTGGGAAGAAATAGAAAAAACAGAAGAAAAATACTCTGAAAAAAATTTAATAGAGTTCTCTCTTTTTACAGCAAGAGCACTTCCCATAATACCCAGTGTTGTTATAAGTGCATTTTGTGGGTTCATTAAGTTTGATATCAAAAAATACCTCATTATAACTTTTTCCGGGACTTTAATTAGAGCCTTTATTCTGGGATTTATAGCATGGCAGTTTGGAAGTTTATATAAACAGATAGAATCCCAAATTGCAATATCTGAAGAAATAGTGCTAATTGGATTATTAATAGCTGTAATATGCTTTGTTATCTACAAAAAATATAGAAACAGGTAA
- a CDS encoding cation diffusion facilitator family transporter, producing the protein MSDNKHNSNGHGDTHGAVDPSIITTEKGIWAVKWSFIGLLPTALLQFIIVLFTGSVALFADSIHNFGDAATAIPLWIAFILARRAASKRFTYGYGRVEDLAGVAIVFIILLSAILAGYESISRFFHPQPIDFLWAVMLASIVGFTGNEVVARFRIKIGEEIGSAALIADGHHARVDGLTSLAVLIGAVGVWLGYPLADPLVGLIITVTILKIVWDSGKSVFTRLLDGVDPEVIDEINHAISHIKGVQDVGEIRVRWLGHRLHAEVNIAVNSKLSVEEGHEIAKEVQHQLLHHLKYLSNATIHIDPANASGEKYHRISNHKHRDLPVHSHK; encoded by the coding sequence ATGTCTGATAACAAACATAATTCTAATGGTCATGGTGATACACATGGAGCTGTTGATCCATCCATAATCACTACAGAAAAAGGAATTTGGGCTGTAAAATGGTCTTTTATCGGTTTATTACCAACTGCTCTTCTTCAATTCATTATTGTTTTGTTTACAGGTAGTGTAGCACTTTTTGCAGATAGCATCCACAACTTTGGAGATGCTGCAACTGCCATTCCTTTATGGATAGCATTTATCCTTGCACGAAGGGCAGCCAGTAAACGTTTCACATATGGATACGGCCGTGTAGAAGATCTTGCAGGAGTGGCAATAGTATTTATAATCCTGTTAAGCGCCATACTGGCAGGATATGAGTCCATTAGCAGATTTTTCCACCCACAACCCATAGATTTTTTATGGGCAGTGATGTTAGCCTCAATAGTGGGTTTTACTGGAAATGAAGTTGTTGCACGGTTCCGTATTAAAATCGGTGAGGAAATAGGTAGCGCAGCTTTAATTGCAGATGGTCATCATGCTCGTGTAGATGGTTTAACCAGTCTTGCTGTTTTAATTGGTGCTGTAGGTGTATGGTTAGGATATCCATTAGCTGACCCCTTAGTTGGACTTATAATTACAGTTACAATTTTAAAGATTGTCTGGGATTCCGGTAAATCTGTTTTTACCCGGCTGCTTGATGGAGTAGATCCCGAAGTCATTGATGAAATAAACCATGCGATCAGTCACATTAAAGGTGTTCAGGATGTTGGAGAAATCCGGGTTAGATGGTTAGGACACAGACTTCATGCAGAAGTAAATATAGCTGTAAATTCAAAGCTATCTGTTGAAGAAGGACATGAAATAGCAAAAGAAGTTCAACATCAGCTCTTACACCATTTAAAATATTTATCCAACGCTACAATCCATATAGACCCTGCAAATGCATCCGGTGAAAAATACCACCGCATTTCTAACCATAAACATAGAGATTTACCTGTCCATTCGCACAAATAA
- a CDS encoding cation-transporting P-type ATPase: MDSNKPVNEKSNIYEFPPQEIYSLLETFEDGLSEKEAKKRLEKYGPNQIEEIKRKSLILKFLENFYNILALLLWAASVLAFIAGIPQLGFAIIGVIIINAIFSFWQEFEAEKATEALKKILPSKAKVIREGKEKEIPRAELVPGDIIVLEEGDNIAADSRLVEAFQLKVDNSTLTGESRPVRKESEGMEAENHAFVEMHNLIFAGTSVSSGSGKAVIFATGNKTEFSKIAALTQTVKEDKSPLQKEIGKLASIIAAIAILMGFSLFVVNVFLIEFPLELAFLFAIGLTVANVPEGLLPTVTLSLAAAAKKMVGKNALVKKLSSVETLGSTTIICTDKTGTLTKNEMTVRKIWIPCEMIDVTGAGYTPEGQFLHKGREISYDEMKELKLLMRTSAFCNDAKLIPPDEGGKWKIIGDPTEASLLVAAYKSGFNLEEELKRIPRITELPFDSKRKSMSSIHQKEDKKVAYIKGAPKKIISLSTHLSKKGKIRLLKDEEKEQIIKTHDRIAGQGLRILGVAYRNLPNDFDDYRPETVEKDMIFVGMMAMQDPPRPEVKDAVEQCHRAGIRIIMITGDYGLTAKAIAEEIGIISGPCQIVKGKELNEMSDDEVMQILSSGCDVIFARAVPEHKMRIASILEEKEEIVAMTGDGVNDAPALRKADIGIAMGITGTDVAKEASDMVLTDDNFATIVDAIKEGRTIYENIRKFIAYIFAHEPAEIMPFVLMVLFNVPLAITVMQILAIDLGTDTLPALALGVGPSESDVMDRPPRSRKERLLNFGVIFRGYIFLGLIEAVLVMSGFFWTLINGGWQLGQPLLFNDPLYIKGTTMVFAGIASAQIGNLIACQTTRTSTFTIGLFKNKWIPIGIVFEITIMLAIVYIPPLQLIFNTTALGINDWLYVLTFIPIMIFADELRKYFVRRKKGKI; the protein is encoded by the coding sequence ATGGATTCAAATAAACCCGTTAATGAAAAATCAAATATTTATGAATTTCCTCCTCAGGAAATATATTCATTGTTGGAGACATTTGAAGATGGTTTAAGTGAAAAAGAGGCTAAAAAAAGGCTTGAAAAGTATGGACCCAATCAGATTGAAGAAATTAAACGAAAATCATTGATACTAAAGTTTTTAGAGAACTTTTACAACATTCTGGCGCTGCTTCTATGGGCTGCAAGCGTTCTGGCATTTATTGCTGGAATACCGCAGTTAGGTTTTGCAATTATCGGAGTAATCATTATTAATGCGATTTTTAGCTTCTGGCAGGAATTTGAAGCAGAAAAAGCCACAGAAGCCCTTAAAAAGATACTTCCCTCCAAAGCAAAGGTTATAAGAGAAGGTAAAGAAAAGGAAATACCAAGAGCAGAGCTCGTTCCAGGAGACATCATTGTACTTGAAGAGGGGGACAACATAGCTGCAGATTCAAGGCTTGTTGAAGCATTTCAGCTTAAAGTGGATAATTCTACCCTTACTGGGGAATCCCGACCTGTTCGTAAAGAGTCAGAAGGTATGGAAGCTGAAAACCATGCTTTTGTAGAGATGCACAACCTCATTTTTGCAGGTACCAGTGTTTCATCTGGCTCTGGAAAAGCGGTTATTTTTGCAACTGGAAATAAAACAGAGTTCAGTAAAATTGCAGCACTTACCCAGACAGTAAAAGAGGATAAAAGTCCTCTCCAAAAAGAAATAGGTAAATTAGCCAGTATAATTGCAGCCATTGCAATATTAATGGGATTTTCACTGTTTGTTGTAAACGTGTTTTTAATCGAATTTCCTCTTGAACTGGCATTTCTTTTTGCAATAGGACTAACTGTTGCAAACGTGCCTGAAGGGCTTTTACCAACAGTTACCCTTTCACTTGCCGCTGCAGCTAAAAAAATGGTTGGAAAAAATGCTCTGGTTAAAAAACTTTCCAGCGTGGAAACCCTGGGTTCAACAACCATAATTTGCACTGATAAAACAGGCACTCTAACAAAAAATGAGATGACCGTTCGTAAAATATGGATTCCCTGTGAGATGATTGATGTTACAGGAGCAGGTTACACTCCTGAAGGCCAATTTCTCCATAAAGGTCGTGAAATATCATATGATGAGATGAAAGAGCTTAAACTTCTAATGAGAACTTCTGCATTTTGTAACGATGCAAAATTAATTCCTCCAGATGAAGGTGGAAAATGGAAGATAATAGGAGATCCTACAGAAGCATCACTTCTTGTTGCAGCATATAAAAGCGGGTTTAACCTCGAAGAAGAGCTTAAAAGAATTCCAAGGATAACAGAACTTCCTTTTGACTCTAAAAGGAAGTCAATGAGTTCAATTCACCAAAAAGAAGATAAAAAGGTAGCATATATTAAAGGGGCGCCAAAAAAGATTATTTCTCTCAGTACTCACCTGTCAAAGAAGGGAAAAATCAGACTGTTAAAAGATGAAGAAAAAGAACAAATTATTAAAACACACGATCGGATTGCAGGTCAGGGCCTTAGAATTCTTGGAGTGGCATACAGGAATCTTCCCAATGATTTTGATGATTACCGGCCCGAAACAGTGGAAAAGGACATGATTTTTGTGGGAATGATGGCCATGCAGGACCCTCCCCGTCCAGAAGTTAAAGATGCTGTGGAACAATGTCACCGAGCAGGGATAAGGATTATAATGATTACGGGGGACTATGGGCTTACAGCAAAAGCTATAGCAGAGGAAATAGGAATTATAAGTGGTCCCTGCCAGATAGTTAAAGGAAAAGAACTTAATGAGATGTCTGATGATGAAGTTATGCAGATATTAAGCTCTGGATGTGATGTTATCTTTGCACGTGCTGTTCCAGAACATAAAATGAGAATTGCATCCATTCTTGAAGAAAAGGAAGAGATAGTGGCTATGACCGGCGACGGTGTTAACGATGCTCCAGCACTTAGAAAAGCAGATATTGGTATTGCAATGGGAATAACAGGCACTGATGTAGCTAAAGAGGCTTCAGACATGGTTTTAACCGATGATAATTTTGCCACCATTGTGGATGCCATTAAAGAGGGGAGGACGATTTATGAAAACATAAGAAAATTCATCGCCTATATCTTTGCACACGAACCTGCTGAAATTATGCCATTTGTCCTTATGGTATTATTTAATGTCCCTCTTGCAATTACAGTAATGCAGATACTTGCAATTGATCTTGGAACAGATACACTTCCTGCACTTGCTCTGGGGGTGGGGCCTTCTGAATCCGACGTCATGGACAGACCACCCCGATCTCGAAAAGAACGTTTATTAAATTTTGGAGTGATATTTAGAGGATATATATTCCTGGGATTAATTGAAGCTGTTCTTGTAATGTCTGGATTTTTCTGGACCCTTATAAATGGAGGGTGGCAGTTAGGACAGCCACTTTTATTTAATGACCCCCTCTACATCAAAGGCACCACAATGGTATTTGCAGGTATCGCATCAGCACAGATTGGAAACCTTATAGCATGCCAGACCACCCGAACTTCCACATTCACAATTGGACTGTTTAAAAATAAATGGATACCAATAGGAATAGTATTTGAGATTACTATAATGCTTGCAATAGTATATATACCTCCTTTACAGTTAATATTCAACACAACAGCACTTGGAATTAACGACTGGCTTTATGTACTTACATTCATTCCAATTATGATTTTTGCAGATGAATTAAGAAAATATTTTGTTAGAAGGAAGAAGGGAAAAATATAA